One Pygocentrus nattereri isolate fPygNat1 chromosome 12, fPygNat1.pri, whole genome shotgun sequence DNA window includes the following coding sequences:
- the LOC108436364 gene encoding homeobox protein ESX1-like — MAMILQPMPEPAVVMAEPPHMVVADPSLPMMIADPSPPLMAVDASPPLMAVDASPPMMAIDPSPPMMAIDHAPPMMAIDPSPPMMAIDHSPPMMAIDPSPPMMAIDHAPPMMAIDPSPPMMAIDPSPPMMAIDPSPPMMAVHPSPSMMAIDPSPPMMAVHPSQPMMAIDPSPPMMAVHPSPPMMAIDPSPPMMAVHPSPPMMVANSNQPMMVADSSPPRVIQPVPVAQQIPSPVVMQPHLKDIPGRMRCPFCQQEITTVTKPITGVLTWTIFGTLLVCGIWPFCLIPFFVKPCKDIEHSCPSCQNVVHIHKRM; from the exons ATGGCTATGATACTTCAGCCTATGCCTGAACCTGCGGTAGTAATGGCAGAACCTCCACACATGGTGGTAGCAGATCCTTCGCTGCCTATGATGATAGCAGACCCTTCTCCACCTTTGATGGCAGTAGACGCTTCTCCACCTCTGATGGCAGTAGACGCTTCTCCACCTATGATGGCAATAGACCCTTCTCCACCTATGATGGCAATAGACCATGCTCCACCTATGATGGCAATAGACCCTTCTCCACCTATGATGGCAATAGACCATTCTCCACCTATGATGGCAATAGACCCTTCTCCACCTATGATGGCAATAGACCATGCTCCACCTATGATGGCAATAGACCCTTCTCCACCTATGATGGCAATAGACCCTTCTCCACCTATGATGGCAATAGACCCTTCTCCACCTATGATGGCAGTACACCCTTCTCCATCTATGATGGCAATAGACCCTTCTCCACCTATGATGGCAGTACACCCTTCTCAACCTATGATGGCAATAGACCCTTCTCCACCTATGATGGCAGTACACCCTTCTCCACCTATGATGGCAATAGACCCTTCTCCACCTATGATGGCTGTACACCCTTCTCCACCTATGATGGTAGCAAATTCTAATCAACCTATGATGGTTGCAGACTCTTCTCCTCCTAGAGTGATCCAGCCTGTACCAGTGGCGCAGCAGATCCCCAGCCCTGTTG TGATGCAGCCCCACCTGAAAGATATACCTGGGAGGATGAGGTGTCCATTTTGCCAGCAAGAAATTACCACAGTCACCAAACCTATCACTGGAGTTCTTACCTGGACTATCTTTGGAACCCTCTTAGTCTGCGG gaTCTGGCCGTTCTGCCTGATTCCATTCTTTGTAAAACCCTGCAAGGACATAGAACACAGCTGTCCCAGCTGCCAGAACGTTGTCCACATTCACAAACGCATGTGA
- the LOC108436389 gene encoding LITAF domain-containing protein-like has protein sequence MAMIIQPMPEPMVVVQPAMVQPVMVQPIHQPVIQQPPGPVVIRPPLKDRPGRMKCTCCHQEMVTVTRGVNGVLTWTIFGTLLVCGIWPLCLIPFCVKSCKDIEHTCPSCQNVVYIHKRM, from the exons ATGGCTATGATAATTCAACCTATGCCTGAACCTATGGTAGTGGTTCAGCCTGCCATGGTCCAGCCTGTCATGGTCCAGCCCATACACCAACCTGTAATCCAGCAGCCCCCAGGCCCTGTGG TGATCCGGCCCCCTTTGAAAGACAGACCTGGGAGGATGAAGTGCACTTGCTGCCATCAGGAAATGGTCACAGTCACCAGAGGTGTTAATGGAGTTCTTACCTGGACTATCTTTGGAACCCTCTTAGTCTGCGG gaTCTGGCCGTTATGCCTGATTCCGTTCTGTGTAAAATCCTGTAAGGACATAGAACACACCTGCCCCAGCTGCCAGAACGTTGTGTACATTCACAAACGCATGTGA